The following coding sequences lie in one Spea bombifrons isolate aSpeBom1 chromosome 5, aSpeBom1.2.pri, whole genome shotgun sequence genomic window:
- the LOC128497765 gene encoding ly6/PLAUR domain-containing protein 2-like has protein sequence MKGFLIICLIHTTLWVKIVFSLECYVCLTPTPSDQCTATRNCSAKDNWCFSTVYGPTESGYPFRGDRNVIQDCAEKCKPSNPNYLDSGAGED, from the exons ATGAAAGGATTTCTTATAATCTGCCTGATTCACACTACCTTATGGGTTAAAATcg TTTTCTCATTGGAATGCTATGTTTGTTTGACGCCCACTCCCAGCGATCAGTGCACAGCGACGAGGAACTGCTCCGCCAAGGACAACTGGTGCTTCTCCACTGTCTATGGTCCTACGGAATCTG gtTACCCTTTTCGGGGCGATAGGAACGTGATCCAAGACTGTGCAGAAAAATGCAAGCCCAGTAACCCGAATTATTTGG attcaggagcaggGGAGGACTAG